The genomic stretch AATCGGCATTCTGCCGACCGTCGCGGTTGCGCTGATGCCGCCGGTGCTCAAGCTTTTCGCCGTGCAGTGGCCGCGCGTGATCGTGCGCCTCGCGACCGGCGCCAACCCCGAGCTGCTCGAGCGTCTCAAAGCCGGCGCGATCGAATTTGCGATTGGACGTCTGGCGGATCCGGAACGGATGGTCGGGCTCAGTTTCGAACAGCTTTTCAGCGAGCCGTTGGTCGCGGTGGTGCGCGCCGGGCATCCGCTGGCGGCGGGGGCCGGCTTGCCGGCCACTTCGCTGGAAAATTTTGCGGTGGTGCTGCCGCCGTTCGGCACGCTGATCCGGCAATCGGCTGAGAGCCTGTTGAGCGCGTGGGGCGTGCCGCCGTTGTCGGCGTTTGTGGAAGTGCTGTCGGTGTCCACGGGGCGCGCGTTGACGCTCGAGAACGACGCGGTGTGGTTCGTGCCGCAAAGCGCGGTCGAATACGAGTTGGCGCACGGCATGCTGGTGCGTTTGCCCTTGCCGTTCGCCGGCACCGACGAGCCGGTCGGACTGATCCGGCGTTCGGACACGCAGCCGTCGCCGGTGGGCCGGGCGCTGATCGACGCGGTGCGCGAGGTTGCGCGCCAGCGCATGGCTGCCGCTGCGGCGGACAAGGCCGGCGGCAAGCCTGCGCCCAGGCGCAGCCGCAAGGCGCGTTGAAATACGCCACGATCATTCCGGCACGATTCCGGTATGAACCATTCAGTACACAATGCAGGTTGCGAACGCCCCGCTACACGGTGTACAAACACGGTGCGAAAGCCGTTGCTGGCCGCGTTGTTGCGGCACACCACGAACGCACTTTTACGTTGCGAGCGTATGACGACCCGCACCGAACATCTGCAAAAGCGTCGAAAGACTGTACAAGGAGAATGCCATGCCCAGCGACTTGCCCACCCCGGAGGCCGCGCTGCGCGCCGTATCGGTTCCTGAGCACAATCCGCTCGGCACTGCCGGCCTTGAATTCGTGGAGTTCGCCGCGCGCGAGCCGCAGGTGCTTAGCGAGACGTTCACCCAACTCGGCTTCAAGGCGATTGCGCGCCATATCAGCAAGGACGTCACGCTGTATCGTCAGGGCGAGATGCATTTTCTGCTCAACGCCGAGCCGGACTCGTTCGCCGCGCGCTATGCCGAAGAATACGGCGTGGGCATTTGCGCGATCGGCATCCGGGTGGCGGATGCGCAGCGCGCCTTCGACCGCGCGATCGAACTCGGCGCATGGGCCTTCGAAGGCGAGAGGCTCGGCGCGGGCGAACTGCTGATCCCGGCGATCCAGGGCATCGGCGACTCGCACATCTATTTCGTCGACCGTTGGCGCGGCCGTGGCGGCCAGCGCGGCGGCCTCGGCGACATCTCGATCTTCGACATCGACTTCCGGCCGATCGAGATCGACACCGCACAAGCCGACCTGAGCCACGCGGGCACCGGCCTCGTCGCGGTCGATCATCTGACGCAAACGGTTGGCGCGGGCCGGATGCAGGAATGGCTCGACTTCTATCGCGATCTGCTCAATTTCCGCGAGATTCACGAACTGCACGCGAACTGGCATGTGTCGGCGGAATCGCGCGTGATGGTGTCGCCGTGCGGCGCGATCCGCATTCCGCTGTATGAAGAAGGCACACGCCGCACGAATCTGATGCACGAGTATCTGCCGGATCATCCGGGCGAGGGCGTGCAGCACATCGCGCTCGCCACCGACGATATCTTCGCGTGCGTCGAGCAATTGCTGGCGAACGGCGTCGAGTTCGTCGAGCCGCCGCCGCGTTACTACGAGCAACTGGATGCGCGCCTGCCGGGCCACGGGCTCGACGTCGAACGGCTCAAGCGCACGCACGTTCTGGTGGACGGCGAGATCGGCGCCGACGGCGTGCCGCTACTGTTTTTCCAGACGTTTGTGCGGCGCCGCGCGGGGGAAATCTTCTTCGAAATCGTGCAGCGGCAAGGTCACCACGGTTTCGGCGAAGGCAATCTGAGCGCGTTGGCGCAAGCGCGCGAGGCGACCGGCGCTTAATCGGTGTCGCTGTTGCCGGCCAGTTCAGGATTGACCGCGCTATACGCCGCCGCTTCCTGCAGCAGCCACTCGCGGAAGCTGGCGAGCGGCTTGCCGTGGCTCAACTCGGTTGGATAGACGAGGTAATACGCAGAGTCCGCGACCGCTGGTGAGTCGAGCGGCATCACGAGTCCGAGATGCTCGAGCTGCGCGTCGACGAAAAAGCGCGGCACCAGCGCGATGCCGAGGCCGGCCGCGGCGGCGCTGATCAGCATCGTATGCAGTTCGTAGCGAACCCCTTGCATGGTCCGGTTGTCTTCCACGCCTAGGTTGGCGAACCACGACGCCCAGCCGTCGGGCCGGGTGGTGGAGTGGAGCAGCGGGTAGTCGAGCAGATCGGCGGCTGACTCGACCGGCCGCGTCAACAGGCTCGCGGCACACACCGGCACGACTTCCTCGCGAAACAGGAAATCCGCCGACGTGCCCGGCCATGTCGGTTTGCCGTAGTGAATAGCCGCTTCGAAATGCGTGTCCGCGAATGGGAAGGTGCCGGTGCGCACGCCCATGTTGACCCGCACGTCGGGATACTGCGTGTTGAATTCCGCCAGCCGCGGAATCAGCCATTGCGACGCGAAAGTCGGCAGCACCGCCAGTTCCAGGTAACCGCCGCCGCTGCCGTGCGCGATGATCGACAGCGTGTCGCGGTCGAGTTGTTCCAGCGAGCGCCGCACCTGCG from Paraburkholderia sp. IMGN_8 encodes the following:
- the pcaQ gene encoding pca operon transcription factor PcaQ, which produces MQRSLADSRVKFRHLQCFLAVAQFGGVKRAAESLSITQPAVSKTVAELEAILGVKLFERGRHGAVTTREGQLFMPHASACVSALRQGVDLLARAEGATAATLEIGILPTVAVALMPPVLKLFAVQWPRVIVRLATGANPELLERLKAGAIEFAIGRLADPERMVGLSFEQLFSEPLVAVVRAGHPLAAGAGLPATSLENFAVVLPPFGTLIRQSAESLLSAWGVPPLSAFVEVLSVSTGRALTLENDAVWFVPQSAVEYELAHGMLVRLPLPFAGTDEPVGLIRRSDTQPSPVGRALIDAVREVARQRMAAAAADKAGGKPAPRRSRKAR
- a CDS encoding VOC family protein, with product MPSDLPTPEAALRAVSVPEHNPLGTAGLEFVEFAAREPQVLSETFTQLGFKAIARHISKDVTLYRQGEMHFLLNAEPDSFAARYAEEYGVGICAIGIRVADAQRAFDRAIELGAWAFEGERLGAGELLIPAIQGIGDSHIYFVDRWRGRGGQRGGLGDISIFDIDFRPIEIDTAQADLSHAGTGLVAVDHLTQTVGAGRMQEWLDFYRDLLNFREIHELHANWHVSAESRVMVSPCGAIRIPLYEEGTRRTNLMHEYLPDHPGEGVQHIALATDDIFACVEQLLANGVEFVEPPPRYYEQLDARLPGHGLDVERLKRTHVLVDGEIGADGVPLLFFQTFVRRRAGEIFFEIVQRQGHHGFGEGNLSALAQAREATGA
- a CDS encoding LysR substrate-binding domain-containing protein, with the translated sequence MRKFKIPNMGALLAFEAAARHESFTHAARELFLTESAVSRQINTLESNLGVRLFVRVKQRVVLTKAGKVYSAQVRRSLEQLDRDTLSIIAHGSGGGYLELAVLPTFASQWLIPRLAEFNTQYPDVRVNMGVRTGTFPFADTHFEAAIHYGKPTWPGTSADFLFREEVVPVCAASLLTRPVESAADLLDYPLLHSTTRPDGWASWFANLGVEDNRTMQGVRYELHTMLISAAAAGLGIALVPRFFVDAQLEHLGLVMPLDSPAVADSAYYLVYPTELSHGKPLASFREWLLQEAAAYSAVNPELAGNSDTD